From Vicinamibacterales bacterium:
CGGGCAGGATAATGTCCGATGGCCGACGATGTTGTCTGGACGGATCGGATATCTCATCAGGAATGTAGCCACCTACGATTTCCCGCCAAATGACCAGCAGCGCGAAGTGCAAGACGTGCTCGAAACGCGGATGCGGGATACGCTGGTCGAGGTGCGTAGAGCGATCGAGAATGTCAGGTCGCTCAACGAAACCCTGGCAGGGCAAGGGGTCCCGCCGGTCTTGATTGGAACACCGCAACCGTAATGGAACGGTAAACAACCGAGGGGTGTGTCGATCCGTCGCACCCTTCTTTCATCACGATGACCAATGTAGGTAACGGTGGGAGCAAACCGCTCGGTCTAACGACGGCCACGGCGTTCGTTATTGCGGCGATGGTCGGCACTGGCGTTTTCACGACGCTCGGGTTTCAGGTTGCCGACATCCGGTCACCGTTCGCCATTATGATGCTGTGGCTCGTTGGTGGGGTGGTCGCACTATGTGGCGCGCTCAGCTACGGCGAGCTGGGAGCAGCACTACCACGCTCAGGCGGTGAGTATCACATCCTCCGTCGGGTCTACACGCCGGCGTTGGGGTTTTTGGCCGGGTGGGTCTCGGCGACAGTTGGGTTTGCCGGGCCGTCGGCTTTGGCTGCTATAGCCTTGGCGTCATACACCGACGCGTTCATTCCTGGCCTGCCTGCAAAACATCTAGCCGCTGGGGCGGTGCTTACTTTCACGCTGATCCACGCGTCGAGCCTCCGGGTTGGCGCCCTGTTCCAAAACGTGCTGACCGGTCTGAAGGTGTGTCTCATCTTGGGATTTATCGTCGCTGCCTTCACTGTCGACCGCGCGCAGGAATTGTCGCTAGTGCCGCAGGTAGGAGTCCTCGGCGTCATGACCGGACCAGCCTTTGCGGTAGCGCTGATCTTCGTTTCCTACGCCTACACGGGTTGGAACGCGGCGATTTACGTCATCGATGAGATTGACCAACCAAGCCGCACGCTGCCGCGAGCGTTGCTTCTTGGCACTGGCGTGGTCACCGTACTCTACGTGCTGCTCAACTACGTGTTTCTCCGGACTGTTGCGATGGACCAACTGGCTGGTCAGATCGAAGTCGGTTTCTTGGCGGGCGTGCAGATCTTCGGCGAGGCCGGCGGGCAGATCACGGCCGCCATCATCGCAGGTCTACTAGCTTCGACTGTGAGTGCCTATGTTTTCCTGGGGCCAAGAATCTTAATGGTAATGGGCGAAGACATTCCGGCGTTGGCGTGGCTGTCGGTGAAGAGTAGGCGCGGCTTGCCTGTGAACGCCTTCATTTTTCAGACAGTCCTAGCTCTCACGTTTATCTATACATCCACGTTTCCTCAAGTGCTTCTCTACGCGTCGATCTTGCTGACCATGATCTCAACTTTGGCTGTCGCTGGTGTGTACGTTCTCCGGTCAACCGAGCCTAACCTGGTGCGGCCATACCGAACTTGGGGCTACCCGGTCACGCCTGCCATCTACCTAGCAGTTAACGTCTGGGCACTAACGTTCGTGCTGATGAATGAGACGTTCGCCTCACTCGTCGGTCTTGGTATCCTTGGCGTCGGCCTTGTGCTGTATGCGGTTATGCAGCGTTTGATTTTTTCACGTGTTCCTTTAGACTAACCAGGATGTCTCTGTTTCGCCGACGAATGGCTCGGTGTTGTGTTTTTACCCTCTTGGTCCAGATGACCGTGCTGCTGACGGCTGTGCTGGCGTGCTGCCAAGACAACTGTCTGATGCACCATGGCTCTCAAGCGACCGAACACCACAGTAGTGACCTGCGGAGTGGTGCGCATTGCGCAATGCAAGATATGGACTCGGCAGGAAGTGCTGACCTAGCCGACTTAGGTTTTCGTTGCGCCTGCAGTGATGATCAGGCGATTGATCTGTTACTAGGTGCGTCTGGCATCCTCGTATCCAAGCAATTGATTCACAACGTTAATAGCGTCCACGGCCGTTTGGCTTTATTCCTGCCTTTGCCTATCGAAATACCTGGAGACCTTTCTCCTCACCCCCCTCGCCTATAACTGGCTTAGCCTCGATTCACTCAAAGTTTCCCTTGGAAACACAACAGCGAGCGCTCATCTAGCATCCGCAGTTGGTGTATTTCGGTTTGGGGAACTGCGAGTTTGGAGTTACGACTTTTTAATTTTTTTGGAGGTGTATTTTGAAACGAAAAACCAGATGGATTCTTGGCGTCGGAATTACCGTGTTTCTTTTTGGGCCTACTCTTGCTGCCCACTTGGCCGTCACCAAGACTGAGCCGGAAGCTAACACCACCGTAGAGTCGCCATCACTCGTGCAAATTTGGTTCACGCAGAAACCAGAACTGGTGGTGAGCACACTAAACTTGAAACAGGGCGACTTAGACGTCTCGATTAGTGACGTTGAGGCTGGTAGGGATAACTCACTTGTCGCTAGGGTGGACGATGTTCTGCCGTCGGGCAATTACATCGTAGAGTGGAAGACCGCCGGCGATGATGGCCATGTTCTAAGAGGCGAATTTTCCTTCAGTGTGTCAAATGTTGTTGCTCAACGGTAACTGACTGGGATGAGTTATAGAACCGCAAGGTTTGATTCAAGATGACACCTGAGACTGCCGTTACTGCCCTGTCAGGAGCCACGCGTTGGATGGCCTATGTAGGCGGCGTCCTTGCGGTTGGGGCATGCGGTTTTCGGTTCGCCGTGCTAACTGCTGTGCGCCGTTGCGAGGGGTCTGGTCAGTTCCACCGACGGGCCAGTCAAATAGGCCTCGGCGGCGCCATGCTGTTCTTTGTTGCCTCGCTCAGTCGGATTTATGTCCAGACCTACGTGTTCTTCGGTTCTGAACAAACCATCACAGTCGACTTATTACGAACGGTTGTTTTCCAAACCCGTTGGGGCAGCGGATGGATGTGGCAGTTTGCTGCCTCGGCGGCGTGTGTGGTCGCGTATTTGGCAATCCTTAGGTCGCCTCGACTTGGCTGGCCAGCGGCAATTCTCACAGGATTGGCGATATGCGCGACGAGTCCGCTGACCGGTCACGCGATGAGCCACGTCGTCCCTTGGCAGGCGGTGTCGTTGCAAGCATTGCATTTGGCCGGTTCAGGTCTTTGGCTTGGGACGCTAGTCATCGTTTTCTCCGTCATTGTCTGGCCACCAACTGATGGTGAGGCTCGTCCGCTAATTCAAGAGCCAACTGTCGTGGTGAATGCATTCTCTCGGGTGGCGCTTGCTGGTTGTGGTCTTTTAGTTGTTACCGGTTGTTTGACGACCTGGCTCTACATTGATGAAATGACCGTGCTGTGGACCACTGCTTACGGTCAGACTCTTCTAACCAAATTAGGACTGTTTCTAGCCGTTGCGTCCTTGGGGGCGTACAATTGGCGACGACTCAAGCCCCATCTAGGTAGTCCCAGTAAGACAGCGTCACTTCTTCGATCCGTAGCCGCAGAATTGGTGCTGGCTGGCATAGTCCTAGCGGTGACGGCGTTCTTAGTGGGGTTACCATTACTCGCGCAATGAGGATCGCTATCGTGTCCGCGCCAGACTGTTTACACTAGAGAGTTTGTGATTTCCGATTGATTTGCCAAAGGAGCGTTATGGCTGCGTATACCTGTCCGAAGTGTGGGATGAGCGTGGGGACGATGACCTGTGGAAAGTGCGGGAAAGAGTTAGTGCACGATACGTTGATTTTAGATGGGAAGGCCGTGCACATTTCGAAGTGCCCTGATGATCACGGCAAGATTAAGTCGCCGATGTGTTGCGGCGAAGATATGACTTGCGCCGTGTAACTGCGGGCATTTAATAGCAGGAAAAAGGAGGCAGAGACATTAATTTCTGCCTCCTTTTTTTCTAGTCACTCAATGTGCGGGATAGGTAGCTCTTCAGACGCTGCCATGCATTGAGGGCGGGTTCTGTGCGTGTATCAGGTTCTTGGTCTACAAACAGCCAGAACCCGTGGTTCACCTCGTCGTAGATGTGGACATCATTCTCAATATTGGCCGTCCGTAATGCCTCGACGAACTGTTCGACATCTTGGGGCGGAATCCCTGCATCCTCCGCAGCGAATGTACCATAGACCTCATGCGTGATCCGCTGCAGTATCTCTGGATCCTGCACGAGTTGCCCATAAAACATTGCTGTGCCTTCGTGCATGTCACCGTCAAGACCATAGCTCAGCGCGATCCCGCCGCCAAAACACCAACCCATTACCGCGACCTTACCGCTCGTGTCGACTCGGTCGCGTAGATAGGCGGCCGAGACGTTCAGGTTGGTGACCACCTGATCCATGTTTGCCCGAGCCTCTCGGGTCAAGGCACGATTTTCGTCAGGGTTACTTCCTGTTCGACCCTGAAAGAGATCGGCCGCAAGTGCGACATAGCCTTCTGCTGCGAGTGCATCAGCCACTTGACGCACCCGGTCTTTTAGGCCGTCCCACTCATGCACCAAGATAATCGCAGGGTGTGGTCCGTCACCATCGGGTAGCGCAAGATAACCTGTGGTTGCGGTATCTCCAGGTAGGTAATGGAGCGCCTGACCCTGTGGGGGCGGTGCGGTACCGAGTAAGGCGGCCGGCAACTCGTCGTCGGTCGTTGGCTCATGCACAATGCGCAGTTCTGCTGAAGGCGCCGGCGTTTCCTCGGTGGCCTCATCAGCCGGGGCTTCACCATCTGCGCAGGCGCCGGCGAGACTGAAACTACTAGCCAGCAGCGCTGACAAAAAGCCGCGCATCCAAAAAGACATTGTGGTTGACATGATTTATCTCCTTCAAAATCACTCAGGCTTGCAGTTATCTTGGTAAGCCCTGATCAATCTATCACGCTGCAACACTCCAGAGTGACACTCACTGCAAATGCGTTGTCCTCTCGTTCATCGAGCGTGCTCGCATCGAGGGAATCTATGTCGACCAGCCAATTTTTGCCACCTGTGGCATGATTGACTGGATCACCTGTTCTTGGAATGTCTTACTAAAGATATCCGCTTGGCGAAACTTCTTAACGAATCTGTCGTGTCGGAGCCTAAAGACCTGTTGCCCGAGGTCGGAATTGATGACCTCGAAGAACCCTTGCGTGCAGGGGCAGCCCGCGCGGGTTGGACGACTCTCATGCCAGTGCAGGCGATGGCGATTCCGTATCTGCTGGCCCGCCGGGACATGCTGATTCAAGCTCGGACTGGCAGCGGCAAGACCGGTGCGTTTTTACTGCCGATGCTAAAACGCCTGGATCGATCGCATCCTCACTGCCAAGCTCTCGTGCTTGTGCCGACCCGCGAACTCGCGAGACAGGTGTGGCATGAGGCCGAGACGCTCTGCGGGGATGCTGGTCTGCGCCACGTTCCAGTCTACGGTGGTGTTGGTTACGGCCCGCAGGTTGACGCGCTACGCGACGGGGCGCACATCATCGTAGGCACACCGGGTCGCGTGCTTGACCATTTACTCAAACGGACGATGTCGTTCAAGCACCTCAAGATGGTCATCTTTGATGAGGCCGACAGGATGTTGTCGATGGGCTTCTATCCGGACATGAAGGAAATGCAACGGCACTTTCCGGAGCGTCGACTGCACAGCTGTATGTTCTCAGCGACCTTTCCAGACTTTGTCATGCGCACTGCTCGGGAGTTCCTTCACGAGCCCGAGTTCCTATCCCTCAGCCGCGACCACGTCCATGTGACTGATACCGAGCACGTGTACTACATTGTGCCCGGGATGGATAAGGACCGCAGTCTAATGCGTATTATCGAACTGGAAAATCCGACGTCAGCCATCATTTTCTCGAACACGAAGTCGATGGTGCACTACGTGTCCAATCTGCTGAAGAACTTTGGTTACGACGCTGACGAATTGAGCGCGGATTTATCCCAGGCTGAGCGCGAACGCGTGCTAAAGCGTGTGCGACAGGGATCGCTTCGGTTTCTCGTGGCAACCGACGTAGCCGCACGTGGGCTCGACATTCCCGACTTGTCGCACGTCATTCAGTATGAGCCACCAGCCGACATCGAAGGTTACATTCATCGTGCGGGCCGGACCGGTCGGGCCGGTGCGACCGGCATCGCCATGTCGCTTGTCACAGAATTAGAGTGGTTCACGCTGAATAAGATTGCAAAGGCCTTTGGTATTGAGATGCAGGAACGCCCCTTGCCAACGCCGTCGGATGTAGAAACGTTGGTGGCGGAACGTGTCACCGTCCTACTCGAGGCAAGACTCCGAGACCGGGATGCGCTGAAACGTGAGCGGAGCCAGCGATTTATTGCGCTTGCCCGGCAACTGGCTGAGAACGAAGACGAGTCTGCGCTCATTGCCATGTTGCTTGATGACTACTACCAACAGAGCCTTCATGCGCCACTTCACCGACCAACTGAACCGCCGCTACCCAAGAAAAAGGTCGGCACCCCCCGACCGCGACGGCGTTCTTCGGGACGCTCACCGCGTCGATGAGGCCACGAGGTATGACCAACCCTCCACCTATCAGTTTCATGGCGCCCTGGCGGCGTCGCGTCCATGAAATTGTGTTCGAGGCCGACACAGCTGCCGGCAAGCTGTTTGACGTCTTGTTGATTACGGCGATCGTTATCAGCGTGACAGCGGTGATGCTCGATAGCGTCACCTCGATTCACAACCGCTATGGCCAAGAGTTACTCCTGTTGGAGTGGGTCTTCACCATCCTTTTTACGGTCGAGTATGTCGTTCGGCTAATCAGCGTACAAAACGCGCGACGTTATGTGACTAGTTTCTTCGGCGTGGTGGATCTATTGGCCATTTTACCCACCTACCTTAGCGTTCTTATGCCAGGCAGCCAGTCGTTGCTCGTGATTCGTGCACTGCGTCTATTGAGGGTCTTCCGTGTATTAAAGCTTGCTAGTTACGTGAAAGAGGGCGATTTCTTGATGGCAGCCTTACGGGCAAGCCGCGCGAAGATCACCGTATTTGTGAGTTCCCTGCTGTCAATCGCGGTCGTTGTTGGCTCCGTGGTGTATCTCATCGAAGGCGAGGCGAGCGGTTTTACAAGCATTCCGCGAGCCATGTACTGGGCAATTGTCACGATGACGACTGTTGGATACGGCGACATTGCGCCGGCGACCACGTTGGGCCAGGTTGCGGCTGCAGGGTTGATGATCCTAGGTTACGCCATTATCGCCGTGCCGACTGGTATCGTCTCGGTTGAATTGGCTAAGTTAAATCCAATTTCGAAGGTGTCGACACAGGCCTGTCTCGTGTGCTCTCGAGAAGGCCATGATCACGATGCCTCTTACTGTAAGTACTGTGGCTCAGCACTATATGCTGACGGCGAGTCGGGGAGTTCTTGATCGCGCACCCTCGACTATTGAGAACTACAGTCGGATTGCGAACACTGGTGGGCAGCCTTTGCTAATTGGTCCGTAGCAAAAGCGACCAACAGGTTGCATCGGTCGACTGCCTCACGTAGGCTTTCAGTTAGACGTTGGTTATCTAGCGTCGCTTTTGCTGCAGAATATCCCCAAAGCTTATGAACCGCACATTGTTACAGAAAGTCTGGGACGCACACCGAGTGCGCCATCTTCCAACTGGTCAGACCCAGATGTTCATTGGTCTTCATCTTGTGCATGAGGTGACAAGCCCACAAGCCTTTGACATGCTGCGCGGCCGCGGATGGAAGGTAGAATTTCCCGAACGGACGTTTGCCACTGTTGACCACATCGTGCCAACCCGTGACCAGACTCGGCCATTCGCCGACGTGCTTGCTGAAGAGATGTTGTCGGCACTCGAGCAAAACGCGAAGGAGTTCGGGGTACCGCTTTGGGATCTATCGAGCCCAAGACAGGGCATTGTCCACGTGATTGCTCCAGAACTCGGACTGACGCAACCGGGCATGACAATTGCGTGCGGTGATAGTCACACGTCCACGCATGGGGCGTTTGGTGCTGTAGCGTTCGGCATCGGCACGTCGCAAGTCCGCGACGTTCTGGCATCACAGTGTCTAGCTATCGACCCCTTAAAGGTGCGCCGGATTGATGTGACGGGTTCTCTTGGCCACGGCGTCTATGCAAAAGATGTAATTCTCGAGATTATCCGTAGGCTTGGCGTAAAAGGTGGAGTTGGCTACGCCTACGAGTATGGTGGTGAAGTTCTCGATGGTATGACGATGGACGAGCGAATGACCGTGTGCAACATGTCGGTTGAGGGTGGCGCGCGCGTTGGTTACGTTAACCCCGACACCACGACGTTCGCCTATCTCGATGGTCTACCGTTCACGCCATCCGGTGAATCATTTGAAACGGCTAAAACTTGGTGGGGGTCAATGGCCTCAGACACTGATGCCAACTACGATGATCGCGTCCAGATTGATGGCACTGCCCTAGCGCCGGTCGTCACTTGGGGAATCAACCCGGGTCAGTCGGTCCAGGTCGGTGAGACAATCCCAGCGCCAACAGATGTTGGAGCAAAGGATCGGCCAGCGGTTACTGAAGCTCTGGAATTTATGGGACTTGATAGTGGCGCACCGATCGCCGGCACCAAGATTGACGTAGCGTTTATTGGCTCATGTACGAATTCCCGGCTGACAGATTTGCGCGAAGCCGCTCAAGTTATCGCCAAAAAACGAGTTTCACCCCACGTCACTGGTTTGGTCGTGCCCGGGTCGCAGGCAGTTCGTGTGGCTGCTGAGCAGGAGGGTCTCGATGAGATTTTCCGTGACGCTGGCTTCGAATGGCGCGGTGCGGGTTGTTCGATGTGCCTAGCGATGAACCCCGACAAGCTTGAGGGCCGTCAGGTGTGCGCGTCGTCGTCCAATCGCAACTTTAAGGGTCGCCAAGGAAGTCCCACTGGCCGGACTCTCCTCATGAGCCCCGCAATGGTTGCCGCTGCGGCAATCGCTGGTGAGATAACGGACGTACGTGCACTCATGCCAGTCAAAGAGGGTGCGTGATGGGTGGTCAGAGCCACGCCGTGCCGAAGATTGAGCGTATTACCGGCACCGCGGTTCCGATGCGCGGCCAGGACATCGACACCGACCGGATTATTCCGGCCCGCTTTCTTCGGTCGGTGCGGTTCGAAGGGCTTGAGGCGCACGTATTTGAGGATGACCGAAAAGCGCTTATCGAAGCGGGTGCGCGGCATATCTTTGACCAGGCCCAGTATCAGGATGCGTCGATTTTGTTGACCAACGCGAATTTTGGCTGTGGTTCTTCGCGTGAGCACGCGCCTCAGGCACTGAAACGCTGGGGCATCGAAGCTTGTGTCGGCGAATCGTTCTCGGAGATTTTTCTAGCGAATTCAACGGCTTTAGGACTTCCGTGCGCGACAGCGACGCCCGAGATAATCGAAGGACTAATGCACTCAGTGGAGGAGCAACCTTGCCTGCCGATGGTTTTCGACCTCCACGCTCTAAGTATCCAAACCGGCGGTCAAACGGTTGAAGTGTCGATGGCGCCTGCCCCGCGCGAAGCGCTTCTATCCGGGACCTGGGATGCGACCGGTCTTTTGCTTAGTCAGTTTGGCGAAGTTCGAGCCGTTGCGGAAAAGCTACCTTACGTCACTGGTTTTTGAGTCCGTTGCAAATCCGTCCTTTTCGTTGTTTTAATCCAGTTTGCGTGCCGCTTGCTTCGCGGAATCAAGAAAGGCAGCTGCAGCGCGTGAGAACTCGCCAGACCGCCGGTAGACCAGTCGCACCTGACGCGGTAGGCGAAGCTGTGAAACCTTGACAACGGCAACTTGCTGACGAGAGATTTCTGTGAGAGCGCACCGGCGTGGCAGTAAGGCGACACCAAGCCCCATTTCCACCGCGCGCTTAATGCCATCGAGACTCGGGAATGACATCTGTATGTTTATTGGCGCATGACGCTGCTCGGACAGCCGCAGCACGCGCTCCCGTGCGGGGGACGGATCATTGTGTGCGATCACGGTCTGTCGTCCGAACTCCTCCATAGAAATTTCTTTCCTGGCAGCCAAGGGATGGTCTGGGCTGGTGAGTAAGACGAGTTCGTCGGCTCCAATTGCCACTGAATTCAAGCCGCGCTCGGCTGGATCAAACGTGAGTACACCAAAATCCAGTGCTCCGTTAATCACCTCGTTTGCAACTTGTCGCGCGGGGATACGCCGTACTTCTACCTGGGCGTCCGGATGTGCGTTACGGAAGTGGCTTACGATGGGTAGTAATACATGCACTGCAGCCTCGTTAGCGCCGATCGTCACGCGCCCACGCCGGAAATCTTGTAACTCGCGGACCGCGTTTTCTGCTTCGTCGCGTAATTCAGTCAGGCGCCGTGCATAATCGAGCAGGATACGCCCTGCCTCGGTCAGTCGCCCGCCTTTCGAGGTGCGGTCAAAAAGTCGTTCGTCTAGTTCCTCCTCGAGGCGCCTTACTGCCTGACTGACAGCCGGCTGGGTTCGGTGCAGCTTCGCGGCAGCACGTGAGAAACTACGCTCTGAAGCAACAGTTAGAAACGTTTGCAGCTCAGCAAGATTCATGGGCAGATTTCAGGCTCGAATATATAATATCTATTTATTAAATAGTAATAATTATAATCTTGACGAAGGTTCGATTTGGGGCGTACAAGGACACTTGAGGGGTTACCTTTCATGACGACTGAACGGTTGCAGATTTTTGACACGTCGCTGCGTGACGGTGAGCAGGCGCCGGGATTCTCTCTGCGAATTGATGAAAAGCTCAGGTTGGCCAGGCAGCTTGACGCGTTGGGCGTCGATATCATTGAGGCTGGTTTTCCGATCGCGTCGAAGGACGATGCCGAGTCCGTGCGTCGAGTAGCGAAGGAGGTCAGGCGACCAGTAATTGCGAGTCTGGCGCGCTCCCGGCGCGCTGATATCGAATGTGCCGGTGAAGCCGTTGAAGGTGCTGAGCGCAGTCGAATTCACACGTTCCTCGCCACCTCCGACCTCCACCTTGAGCACAAGCTTCACATGTCACGCGAACAGTGTCAGGAAGCTGCGGTCGATGGTGTGAAGCTGGCTCGACAGTACACCGACAATGTTCAGTTTTCAGCCGAGGACGCATTGCGCACGGACATCGACTTTCTCTGCCAGGTCGTCGAAGCGACGATTTCGGCTGGTGCGACAACAATCAATTTGCCCGACACGGTTGGCTACTCGACACCGGATGAAATTTTTGATTTCTTTACAACCATTATCACGCGTGTCCCGAACTCCGATAAGGCTGTTTTCAGTGCGCATTGCCACGACGACCTTGGCCTCGCCGTTGCGAATACTTTGGCGGCGTTACGGGCAGGTGTAAGGCAAGTTGAATGCACGATTAATGGGATTGGTGAGCGCGCCGGCAATGCGTCGCTTGAGGAGATTGTAATGGCAACTCGGGTGCGGGCAGACCGTCTACCGTTCGCGACCGGAATCAACACGGAGGCCATTTATGAAACCAGTCAATTGCTCTCAGCGTTGACTGGTGAGGCGGTACAGGCCAATAAGGCGATCGTTGGACGTAACGCGTTCGCTCACGAGGCTGGTATCCACCAAGACGGTATGCTAAAGGATCGACGCACTTACGAGATTATGAAGCCTGAAGATGTTGGGGTTTCGCAGACTACACTCGTGCTTGGTAAGCATTCGGGACGGCATGCCGTGCAGAATCGCTGCGTGGAACTCGGCTACGAACTTAGCCGGTACGAGCTTGATCAGATTTATCAACGCATGATCCGTCTAGCCGATGCCCAGAAGACCGTTGGTGATGAGGACTTGGTTGCGATGATCGAGACAGTGCATATGGAGGAGACTGAATCAGAATCAACAGCAGCCGGTGCCAAGTCGGCATAAGGGACTCGGGTCGGCAAGAGGTATCGCCTAGTTCATCCAACGCAACATCAAATCTGCATTGACGGGAACGTTCATCTGCCTATAGGTCTGGCCGATTCCGTCGTGTCTTGGTCGGAGAAGAATGGGGAGTTCGATGAAGGTTGCCACAATTGCTCTATTGCCGGGAGACGGGATCGGCCCGGAGGTGACTGCTGCTGCCAGTAGCGTCCTGAAAGCCGTGGAGGATCGTTTCGGTCACGCTTTTGACCTTCGAACCTATGCGGTGGGTGGTGCGGCGCTGGATGCAGGCTACCCCCCATTGCCAACCGAGACGCTTGAGGGTTGTCTCGGAGCCGACGGAATCTTCCTCGGCGCGGTTGGCCATCCCAAGTTTGACGACAAGGCGCCAGAAGAGCGCCCTGAAGCGGCAATTTTAAAGCTCCGCCGTGAGCTGGAGGCATTCGCAAACCTTCGGCCTGCGCGGGTCTGGCCGGGCCTAGAAAATGGAGGCTCACTTAAGCCTGAGGTCGTGAAAGGCGTCGATATCTTAGTTGTCCGTGAGTTAACTGGTGGTTTGTACTACGGCCTGCCTCGTGGCGTTGCTGAAGACGGTCAGTCAGCCTTCAACACCATGCGCTATTCGGTTGAGGAAATCGAACGGATCGCCACCGTCGCGTTTGAAAGTGCACGCCTCCGCGGGAAACGGGTCACCTCTGTAGACAAAGCCAACGTCCTCGAAACCTCAAGACTCTGGCGGAAGGTTGTGACGGACGCCGGTAAGCGGTACCCGGATATTGAACTAAGCCATGAGTATGTTGATGCATGCGCCCTGCTAATTGCGTCAAAACCTGATCGTTACGATGTCATCCTTACGGAGAATCTGTTCGGCGATATTTTGTCGGATGAATCCGGTGCCATTGTGGGTTCGTTAGGCCTGTTGCCATCGGCGAGTGTCGGCGGAAAAGTCGGCCTCTTTGAGCCGGTTCACGGGTCGGCACCAGACATCGCGAACGAGAACAAGGCAAATCCGATTGGTGCAATTGGCTCAGTGGCGATGCTCTTGCGGCATTCACTGAAGCTAGACGTTGAGGCGACGGCTGTGGAGCAAGCGATCGGTGATACCCTTGCGGCCGGTTATCGTACGGTCGACTTGGTCCCGATGGACAATAAGCCACCGGTCGGCTCAAAGGCGATGACTACCGCCATCATCGAACAATTCCACGCTGCAGCATAAGGTCACAGACTAGAAACCGGTTGCTGCGGTATCCTTAGGAACGGGCTGTGTTCTAGGCGCAGTGCCATGACAGGTGAGGTGGCCGAGAGGCTGAAGGCGGCGGTTTGCTAAACCGTTGTAGGGGCTTAAACCTCTACCCAGGGTTCGAATCCCTGCCTCACCGCCAGTTCTGTATTGGTCGCCCTACGTGTGACGCGGGTGTGCCAAGAGCGTCAAAGGAGCGATCTTTCTCTCATGTTCTGGCGAAGAACACGTGAGGATTGTGTAGTAGAACCTTCGGGGACCCTCTCGAAGGGGGCAGGAGGCACTTGAATCGACCACCGAAGGCCTTCTCGAGGGACTTAGACCATCGAAGGGGCGCGAGGTGGTGCTTGAGAACTGCGTTCTCTGTCACTCGACAGCGA
This genomic window contains:
- a CDS encoding amino acid permease, encoding MTNVGNGGSKPLGLTTATAFVIAAMVGTGVFTTLGFQVADIRSPFAIMMLWLVGGVVALCGALSYGELGAALPRSGGEYHILRRVYTPALGFLAGWVSATVGFAGPSALAAIALASYTDAFIPGLPAKHLAAGAVLTFTLIHASSLRVGALFQNVLTGLKVCLILGFIVAAFTVDRAQELSLVPQVGVLGVMTGPAFAVALIFVSYAYTGWNAAIYVIDEIDQPSRTLPRALLLGTGVVTVLYVLLNYVFLRTVAMDQLAGQIEVGFLAGVQIFGEAGGQITAAIIAGLLASTVSAYVFLGPRILMVMGEDIPALAWLSVKSRRGLPVNAFIFQTVLALTFIYTSTFPQVLLYASILLTMISTLAVAGVYVLRSTEPNLVRPYRTWGYPVTPAIYLAVNVWALTFVLMNETFASLVGLGILGVGLVLYAVMQRLIFSRVPLD
- a CDS encoding copper resistance protein CopC produces the protein MKRKTRWILGVGITVFLFGPTLAAHLAVTKTEPEANTTVESPSLVQIWFTQKPELVVSTLNLKQGDLDVSISDVEAGRDNSLVARVDDVLPSGNYIVEWKTAGDDGHVLRGEFSFSVSNVVAQR
- a CDS encoding CopD family protein; translation: MTPETAVTALSGATRWMAYVGGVLAVGACGFRFAVLTAVRRCEGSGQFHRRASQIGLGGAMLFFVASLSRIYVQTYVFFGSEQTITVDLLRTVVFQTRWGSGWMWQFAASAACVVAYLAILRSPRLGWPAAILTGLAICATSPLTGHAMSHVVPWQAVSLQALHLAGSGLWLGTLVIVFSVIVWPPTDGEARPLIQEPTVVVNAFSRVALAGCGLLVVTGCLTTWLYIDEMTVLWTTAYGQTLLTKLGLFLAVASLGAYNWRRLKPHLGSPSKTASLLRSVAAELVLAGIVLAVTAFLVGLPLLAQ
- a CDS encoding dienelactone hydrolase family protein — translated: MSTTMSFWMRGFLSALLASSFSLAGACADGEAPADEATEETPAPSAELRIVHEPTTDDELPAALLGTAPPPQGQALHYLPGDTATTGYLALPDGDGPHPAIILVHEWDGLKDRVRQVADALAAEGYVALAADLFQGRTGSNPDENRALTREARANMDQVVTNLNVSAAYLRDRVDTSGKVAVMGWCFGGGIALSYGLDGDMHEGTAMFYGQLVQDPEILQRITHEVYGTFAAEDAGIPPQDVEQFVEALRTANIENDVHIYDEVNHGFWLFVDQEPDTRTEPALNAWQRLKSYLSRTLSD
- a CDS encoding DEAD/DEAH box helicase; protein product: MAKLLNESVVSEPKDLLPEVGIDDLEEPLRAGAARAGWTTLMPVQAMAIPYLLARRDMLIQARTGSGKTGAFLLPMLKRLDRSHPHCQALVLVPTRELARQVWHEAETLCGDAGLRHVPVYGGVGYGPQVDALRDGAHIIVGTPGRVLDHLLKRTMSFKHLKMVIFDEADRMLSMGFYPDMKEMQRHFPERRLHSCMFSATFPDFVMRTAREFLHEPEFLSLSRDHVHVTDTEHVYYIVPGMDKDRSLMRIIELENPTSAIIFSNTKSMVHYVSNLLKNFGYDADELSADLSQAERERVLKRVRQGSLRFLVATDVAARGLDIPDLSHVIQYEPPADIEGYIHRAGRTGRAGATGIAMSLVTELEWFTLNKIAKAFGIEMQERPLPTPSDVETLVAERVTVLLEARLRDRDALKRERSQRFIALARQLAENEDESALIAMLLDDYYQQSLHAPLHRPTEPPLPKKKVGTPRPRRRSSGRSPRR
- a CDS encoding ion transporter, producing MTNPPPISFMAPWRRRVHEIVFEADTAAGKLFDVLLITAIVISVTAVMLDSVTSIHNRYGQELLLLEWVFTILFTVEYVVRLISVQNARRYVTSFFGVVDLLAILPTYLSVLMPGSQSLLVIRALRLLRVFRVLKLASYVKEGDFLMAALRASRAKITVFVSSLLSIAVVVGSVVYLIEGEASGFTSIPRAMYWAIVTMTTVGYGDIAPATTLGQVAAAGLMILGYAIIAVPTGIVSVELAKLNPISKVSTQACLVCSREGHDHDASYCKYCGSALYADGESGSS
- the leuC gene encoding 3-isopropylmalate dehydratase large subunit gives rise to the protein MNRTLLQKVWDAHRVRHLPTGQTQMFIGLHLVHEVTSPQAFDMLRGRGWKVEFPERTFATVDHIVPTRDQTRPFADVLAEEMLSALEQNAKEFGVPLWDLSSPRQGIVHVIAPELGLTQPGMTIACGDSHTSTHGAFGAVAFGIGTSQVRDVLASQCLAIDPLKVRRIDVTGSLGHGVYAKDVILEIIRRLGVKGGVGYAYEYGGEVLDGMTMDERMTVCNMSVEGGARVGYVNPDTTTFAYLDGLPFTPSGESFETAKTWWGSMASDTDANYDDRVQIDGTALAPVVTWGINPGQSVQVGETIPAPTDVGAKDRPAVTEALEFMGLDSGAPIAGTKIDVAFIGSCTNSRLTDLREAAQVIAKKRVSPHVTGLVVPGSQAVRVAAEQEGLDEIFRDAGFEWRGAGCSMCLAMNPDKLEGRQVCASSSNRNFKGRQGSPTGRTLLMSPAMVAAAAIAGEITDVRALMPVKEGA